From the genome of Nicotiana sylvestris chromosome 2, ASM39365v2, whole genome shotgun sequence, one region includes:
- the LOC138885676 gene encoding uncharacterized protein yields MLAVLFAFDKFRSYLIGSKVIVSTDHAALRYLIEKKESKPRLICWVLLLQEFDLKIRDHKGTENQVADHLSRFEGDENSVEVEDILETFPDEQLLATSLEEVPCYADFANYLASGHFGGVRIAMKVLEAGFFWPTVFKDAHQWVKGCNELVGFLKKNIFTRFGTPRAIISDGGTHFYIRAFEKLLSKYDVRHKVATPYHLQTSGQVEVSNREIKSVLTKTMNATRPDWAKKLDDAL; encoded by the exons ATGTTAGCTGTGCTGTTTGCTTTTGACAAGTTTAGATCATACttgattggctctaaggtaattgtatccactgatcatgcagctctcaggtacttgattgaaaAGAAGGAGTCTAAGCCACGCCTGATTTGTTGGGTGCTGCTACTACAAGAATTCGACCTTAAAATTCGTGACCATAAGGGCACAGAGAACCAAGTCGCTGACCATCTATCACGATTTGAGGGAGATGAAAACtcagttgaggttgaggatattctggaaacctttccagatgAGCAACTACTCGCTACTAgtcttgaggaagtgccatgttatgcagattttgcaaattacctggccagcg ggcattttggaggagtcaggaTAGCTATGAAAGTGCTAGAGGCTGGtttcttttggccaacagtgttcaaagatgcgcaccaatgggtgaagggctgcaatgaat tggtggggtttttgaagaagaacatattcacccgttttgggacaccgagagctattatcagtgacggaggcaccCACTTCTATATTCGAGCCTTTGAGAAGCTGCTATCGAAGTATGATGTACGTCACAAGGTGGCAACACCGTATCATCTGCAGACAAGTGGACAGGTGGAAGTGtctaatagagagataaagagtgtattGACCAAGACAATGAACGCCACAAGAcctgattgggcgaaaaagctagatgatgcactctag